Proteins encoded within one genomic window of Xylophilus sp. GOD-11R:
- a CDS encoding AraC family transcriptional regulator produces MPTSQLPLRTWRMHERAEHLDFDIRFQGARNELTQPHRHGYFQIQIGLEGDTQQAIGAAVRPFGRCYLSFVLPHRIHVIPHPPGSRYCIVNFSQDFLWPEIDADTLDLDAVAFSAHPQLGPFLFQEYLDFVLDEPDFSRLSGWLDELQRFNAERSFGGMAIVRGLLLQIIGLACLRQERELQRLALRHEGRTSRHDALQRVVRYVRDNLEREMSLTDAAAAAFLSPNYLANLLKKETGQTFTELVTERRLDRAKELLTGSSMQVREVARRCGYGDEAYFNRRFRQVVGCTPRAFRDQQVARLRG; encoded by the coding sequence ATGCCGACCTCGCAACTGCCCCTGCGCACCTGGCGCATGCACGAACGCGCCGAACACCTGGACTTCGACATCCGCTTCCAGGGCGCGCGCAACGAACTTACCCAGCCGCACCGGCACGGCTATTTCCAGATCCAGATCGGCCTGGAGGGCGACACCCAGCAGGCGATCGGCGCGGCGGTGCGGCCGTTCGGCCGTTGCTATCTCAGCTTCGTGCTGCCGCATCGTATTCATGTGATCCCCCATCCGCCGGGTTCACGCTACTGCATCGTCAACTTCAGCCAGGACTTTCTCTGGCCCGAGATCGACGCCGACACGCTGGACCTCGACGCCGTGGCCTTCAGTGCGCATCCCCAGCTCGGGCCCTTCCTGTTCCAGGAATATCTGGATTTCGTCCTCGACGAGCCGGATTTTTCCCGCCTTTCCGGCTGGCTCGACGAGTTGCAACGCTTCAACGCCGAGCGCAGTTTCGGCGGCATGGCGATCGTGCGCGGACTGCTGCTGCAGATCATCGGTCTGGCCTGCCTGCGCCAGGAGCGCGAGCTCCAACGCCTGGCTTTGCGCCACGAAGGCCGAACCTCCCGCCACGACGCCTTGCAGCGGGTGGTGCGCTACGTGCGTGACAACCTCGAGCGCGAAATGTCGCTGACCGATGCCGCGGCCGCCGCCTTCCTGTCGCCCAACTACCTGGCCAACCTGCTCAAGAAGGAAACCGGCCAGACCTTCACCGAGCTGGTGACCGAACGGCGCCTCGACCGCGCCAAGGAACTGCTCACCGGATCGTCGATGCAGGTGCGCGAGGTGGCACGCCGCTGCGGCTACGGCGACGAGGCCTATTTCAACCGGCGCTTTCGCCAGGTGGTGGGCTGCACGCCGCGCGCCTTTCGCGATCAACAGGTGGCACGACTGCGCGGCTGA
- a CDS encoding LysR family transcriptional regulator has product MFQLSQLRCFVTVATELHFGRAAALLHMTQPPLTRQIQLLEHELNVRLLDRSGGAVRLTPAGAAFLPEAEDLLRRAQAATLAARRAVGGQAGSVTLGFIPAASFALLPRLLAAAQARLPGVQVILREMQTADQLEALGADRIDLAIVRPFAPRSFVESASLMVEPFVAALPASHALAAQQTVALAQLEGEPLIQFAPSESRYLYELVAGRFQAAGVRPEPVQTMSHTHSILALVDAGMGLALVPRSARALRFEGVALRPLAEVPGMPPLEVEQRLAWRRNAREGVAVSMRQLLLEQAAVPDQPRSRATC; this is encoded by the coding sequence GTGTTCCAGCTTTCCCAGTTGCGCTGCTTCGTCACCGTGGCGACCGAACTGCATTTCGGCCGTGCCGCCGCCTTGCTCCACATGACCCAGCCGCCGCTGACCCGGCAGATCCAGTTGCTGGAACACGAGTTGAACGTGCGGCTGCTCGACCGCAGCGGCGGCGCGGTGCGCTTGACGCCCGCCGGCGCGGCCTTTCTGCCGGAGGCCGAAGACCTGCTGCGGCGGGCACAGGCCGCCACGCTGGCGGCGCGCCGGGCGGTGGGCGGGCAGGCCGGCAGCGTCACGCTGGGTTTCATTCCGGCGGCGAGCTTCGCGCTGTTGCCCCGGCTGCTGGCGGCCGCGCAGGCGCGATTGCCGGGGGTGCAGGTGATCCTGCGCGAGATGCAGACGGCCGACCAGCTCGAAGCCCTGGGCGCCGACCGCATCGACCTGGCCATCGTGCGACCCTTCGCGCCGCGCAGCTTTGTCGAGTCTGCGTCGCTGATGGTCGAGCCCTTCGTCGCGGCGCTGCCCGCGTCGCACGCGCTGGCCGCGCAGCAGACCGTGGCGCTGGCGCAGCTCGAAGGCGAGCCGCTGATCCAGTTCGCGCCCTCGGAATCGCGTTACCTGTACGAGTTGGTCGCCGGACGTTTTCAGGCGGCAGGCGTGCGGCCGGAGCCGGTGCAGACGATGAGCCATACCCATTCGATCCTGGCGCTGGTCGATGCCGGCATGGGCCTGGCGCTGGTGCCGCGATCGGCGCGGGCGCTGCGCTTCGAAGGGGTGGCGCTGCGCCCGCTTGCCGAAGTGCCGGGCATGCCGCCGCTGGAGGTGGAGCAGCGCCTGGCGTGGCGGCGCAACGCGCGCGAAGGCGTGGCGGTGTCGATGCGGCAGCTGCTGCTGGAACAGGCGGCGGTGCCGGATCAGCCGCGCAGTCGTGCCACCTGTTGA
- a CDS encoding fumarylacetoacetate hydrolase family protein, with translation MSDSYAIEPQKINSLPIAGSAQRFPVARIFCVGQNYAEHSREMGHNPDVEPPFFFMKPHTAIVSDGRSFPYPSISTNVHHEVEFIVAIGTGGANIPEAEALTHVFGYAVGLDMTRRDLQGIAKKTGRPWELGKAFDNAAPCGAVVPVAQAGHPTTGSITLSVNGEMRQNGDLADMIWKVPGTIAYLSTLFELRPGDLIFTGTPAGVGAIQRGDHLTGAIAGLGEVHTDVV, from the coding sequence ATGTCCGACAGCTACGCCATCGAACCGCAGAAAATCAATTCCCTGCCCATCGCCGGAAGCGCCCAGCGCTTTCCGGTGGCACGCATCTTCTGCGTCGGTCAGAACTACGCCGAACATTCCCGCGAGATGGGACACAACCCCGATGTGGAGCCGCCGTTCTTCTTCATGAAGCCGCACACCGCCATCGTCTCCGACGGTCGGTCGTTCCCCTACCCCTCCATCTCCACCAACGTCCACCACGAAGTCGAATTCATCGTGGCCATCGGCACCGGCGGCGCCAACATTCCCGAGGCCGAGGCACTGACGCATGTCTTCGGCTACGCCGTCGGGCTCGACATGACGCGCCGCGACCTGCAGGGCATCGCCAAGAAGACCGGCCGGCCCTGGGAGCTGGGCAAGGCCTTCGACAACGCAGCGCCCTGCGGCGCGGTGGTGCCGGTGGCGCAGGCCGGGCATCCGACGACCGGGTCCATCACCTTGTCGGTCAACGGTGAGATGCGGCAGAACGGCGACCTCGCCGACATGATCTGGAAGGTGCCTGGCACCATCGCCTACCTGTCGACCCTGTTCGAACTGCGTCCGGGCGACCTGATCTTCACCGGCACGCCGGCGGGCGTGGGCGCCATCCAGCGCGGCGACCACCTCACCGGCGCCATCGCCGGCCTGGGCGAGGTGCATACCGACGTCGTCTGA
- a CDS encoding dihydrodipicolinate synthase family protein, producing the protein MAHFDRAALRQALDGISGILVTPFDGQDRIAPAPLKPIVDRAVEAGVHVLVANGNTSEFYGLQAAEAERMVQIAAEQIAGRVPLLGGVGRSVHEACALAKVSRAAGADAIMVHQPPDPFVAPRGVTAYVQRVADAADGLPVILYLRNDNIGLAAIEALCRIPQVIGIKWASPTPLVLAEAIRRTADRGLAWVGGLAENWAPPFYAVGARGFTSGLINVMPERSVAIHAALDTADYPLAMRLIAEMLPFEDLRAQENNGTNVTVVKSALQIMGHDCGATRPPSAWPLSEAAQRQLQQLMAGWGLAR; encoded by the coding sequence ATGGCCCACTTCGACCGAGCCGCGCTGCGCCAGGCGCTCGATGGCATTTCCGGCATTCTCGTCACGCCCTTTGATGGGCAGGACCGCATCGCACCGGCACCGCTCAAGCCCATCGTCGACCGCGCGGTCGAAGCCGGCGTGCATGTGCTGGTGGCCAACGGCAACACCAGCGAGTTCTACGGCCTGCAGGCCGCCGAGGCCGAACGCATGGTGCAGATCGCCGCCGAGCAGATCGCCGGGCGCGTGCCGCTGCTCGGCGGCGTCGGCCGCAGCGTGCACGAAGCGTGTGCCCTGGCCAAGGTGTCGCGCGCAGCGGGTGCCGACGCGATCATGGTGCACCAGCCGCCGGACCCGTTCGTGGCGCCGCGCGGTGTCACCGCCTACGTGCAGCGCGTGGCCGATGCGGCCGACGGCCTTCCTGTCATCCTCTACTTGCGAAACGACAACATCGGCCTGGCCGCCATCGAGGCGCTCTGCCGCATTCCGCAGGTCATCGGCATCAAGTGGGCGTCGCCCACGCCGCTGGTGCTGGCCGAAGCCATTCGCCGTACCGCCGACCGGGGCCTGGCCTGGGTCGGCGGGCTGGCCGAGAACTGGGCGCCGCCGTTCTATGCGGTCGGGGCGCGGGGCTTCACCTCCGGTCTGATCAACGTGATGCCCGAGCGCTCGGTCGCGATCCATGCGGCGCTGGACACGGCCGACTATCCGCTGGCCATGCGCCTCATCGCCGAGATGCTGCCCTTCGAGGATCTGCGGGCGCAGGAGAACAACGGCACCAACGTCACGGTAGTCAAGAGCGCCCTGCAGATCATGGGCCACGACTGCGGCGCAACGCGTCCGCCGTCGGCCTGGCCGCTGAGCGAGGCGGCGCAGCGCCAACTCCAGCAACTGATGGCCGGATGGGGCCTGGCACGCTAG